The genome window GCGGCTTCCAGCGCGGCGGACTTTACCTGATTCGCGATCTCTAGCCCGGCTCTTAAATAAAAACAGCCTTCCAGTTCTGGAAGGCTGTTTTTTTGGGGGGAAGCGCTATTCGGGAAACAGGCGGGGTAACGCTTCCGGCGCGTATTGCGCCACCGCGTCGTAGGTCAGGGCATTTTTCTGGCAGATGCTGGCGTACAAATCCACGCTGGGACGGCGGATGCGCCGCTGGGTGTCCACATCCAAGCCCCACAAGCCAAAGCGCTGAGTCCAGCCGCGTTCCCACTCGAAGTTATCCACCAGAGTCCAGTGGAAGTAGCCCTTGATTTGCCAGTTGAAGTTCGCCGCCCGCCACACCTGATGGATGTGCTCGGCAAGGTAGCGCGGTCGCAGGTGGTCATCGGCATCTTCCACCCCATTTTCGGTGACGATGATGGGCAGATTGAAACTTTTTGCCCACTTCAGCGTCAGGAACATGCCCTCGGGAAAGTGAGCGATGAAACCGGTGTCACTCAGCGGCGCATCGGCAGGGTAGAAACGATGCCCGAACATTTCCTGCGGGCGCAGAAGGTCAAAGCGCACCATATCCACCGTGTAGTAATTGACGCCCACAAAGTCCTGCGTCCCCTGGGCTTCGGGGATGGGCACCGTGCGGGTGATGAGGCGCAGTTTGCCGTCCTTCAGCGCGCCCGGGAAGGCTTCATTGAAAAACTGCCCCGCAATCTTCGCCGGAATGCCGTCCAGGAACTTGAGCGGTCCGGCGGGCAAAAGTGGACGGATGGCGAGCGCTAATCCTACCCGCGCCTCGCGTTGAACGGCGTGAATCTCGCGGTACGCCAGGGCATGCCCGCGCACCAGGTTTGCCATCACCCGCATTGCCGCGGTGAGGTCTTTCTTGCCGGGGGGGAACAACCCGGCGATGTATCCCTCGTAAGCGTACACATTCGGCTCGTTGATGGTTATCCAGAAGTTGGTGTACTCGCGGAAGGCTTCCATGCACTTGCGTACATAGCGGGCAAAGAGGGCAGGCGTTTCCTCGTTCTCCCAGCCGCCGCGTTCCGCCAGCCACAAGGGCAGACTGAAATGGTGAAAGGTGACCAGCGGCAGAAGGGCACGGTCGCGCAGTCCTCTCAGCATGTCACGGTAGTGATCGATGGCATCCTCGTCCCAGCGGTCGGGAGCGGGCTGAACGCGACTCCACTCGATGGAAAAGCGGTGGGCGTTCTGCCCGGTTTCGGCGGCGCGGTCGAAGTCCTCGCGCCAGCGCCCATCCCACCAATCGCACGCCAGCCCCGAGCGATGACCGTGGAGGATGCGTCCTTCCTGCTGTTCCCATGCCCACCAGTCGTTGTTGGTGTTGTTGCCTTCCACTTGATGGGAAGAAGTGGCAGTGCCCCACAGGAATCCATTGGGAAAAACGTAATCGGCTTTGGGCATTTTGGCAATCCTTCGGTTGAGGTTTTTCGCCCTTATTATGTCACGGGCGGGAGAGGGTGTCAAACCGTTGGAAAGGGCGCAATCCCTTTCATGCCTCGACGCATTCTTTAGGTTTTGTGGTAAACTAAAGCCGCTGAGAAAGGAGTTGCACAATCGTCATGCCGCCTATTTATCCATTCACTGCCATCGTTGGTCAGGAGCGCATGAAGCGCGCACTGGTGCTCAATGCGGTGGATCCGCGTATTGGTGGGGTTTTGATTCGCGGCGAGCGCGGCACGGCAAAATCCACGGCGGCGCGCGCCCTGGCGGCACTGCTTCCCAAGGTCAAGGTGGTGAGCGACTGCCGTTTTGGATGCGACCCGGACGCCCCGGCGACATGGTGCACCGAATGCCGTGAGCGTGCCGAGCGCGGCGAATCCCTGCCGGTGAGCCTGCGTCAAATTCCTTTCATCAACCTGCCGGTATCTGCCACCGAAGACCGTGTGGTGGGTACACTGGACATTGAAGCCGCCATCCAGCGCGGCGAACGCCATTTTGAGCCGGGCGTGCTTGCCGCCGCTAACCGCGGTTTGCTTTACATTGACGAGGTCAACCTGCTCGATGACCACGTGGTGGACGTACTGCTGGATGCCGCCGCTATGGGGATGAACATCGTTGAGCGCGAGGGCATTTCCTTCACTCATCCGGCGCGCTTCATCCTGGTCGGCACGATGAACCCTGAAGAGGGTGACCTGCGCCCGCAACTGCTGGACCGCTTTGCCCTCTCGGTGGAAATCTACGGCATCCGCGATGCCCGCGAGCGGGTGATGATCATGGAGCGCAACCTGGCGTTTGAAAAAGACCCGCTGGCGTTTGTGGCGCACTGGCAGCCCAAAGAACAGGAACTCTCTCAGCAAATTGAACAAGCCCGCAAACTGCTTGATCAGGTCACCTATACCAGCCGCGACCTGCTTTCGATTGCTTCGCTGACCGCCTCATTACAGGTGGATGGTCACCGTCCCGACCTGGTCATCCTGAAGACCGCCCGGGCGCACGCCGCTTTTGAAGGGCGCACGTCCATCACCGCGCGGGATATTGCCCTGGCGGCAGAACTGGCGCTCCCGCACCGCCTGAAGCGCACCCCCTTCCAGCAAGCCTCGGCAACCATGGAAGAACTGGCGGAGCGCATTGAGCAACTGCAGGGCGGCGCCACCTCAGGCGAGCCGCGCGAACACCCCGGCGGCATGGAAGAGGAATCCGGGCAAAAAAAAACGTAACCGATGGGGAGACCGGGCAGATTGAACAGCCCGAAGCCACTCAGCAGGAACCTTCCCGCCAGAACATTTTCGACCAGGGCAACACCCAGTGGTGGAACGGCGGCAAACAGGTGAACACCGGCGAGACCTTTGAAGCCCGCCGCCTGGATACCCCCCTGGACAAAATGATGCGCCGTCATGCTGGCCGGCGTTCGCGCACCTACACCGACCGCAAGCGCGGGCGCTACATCCTTGCGCGCCCGGCAGGCAGGCGCCGCGATGACCTGGCGTTCGATGCCACTCTGCGCACCGCCGCGCCCTTCCAGCGTCAGCGCGAGGAATTGAAGAAGCGCAACCGCGTTGCTTTTGCCGTGCGTCCCTCGGATTACATGCGCAAGGTGCGCGTGCGCCGTGCCGCCAACCTCGTCCTCTTTCTGGTGGATGCTTCCTGGTCCATGGCGGTTGCCGAGCGCATGCAAGCCACCAAGGGGGCGATTCTCTCCCTGCTTAACGATGCCTATCAGCGCCGCGACCGTGTGGGCTTGATTACCTTTCAGCGCGACCGCGCCACCCTGATTCTGCCCCCCACCAACTCGGTGCAGTTGGCGGAGCAAGCCCTGCGGGACATCCCCGTAGGGGGCAAAACGCCCCTCTCCGCCGGGTTGGATATGGCGTATGGCATCCTCAAACGCGAGAAGATGCTCCACCCCGACGTTCTGCCTCTGCTCATCGTGCTGACCGATGGGGCGGGGAACGTCTCCATGGGGCATTTGCCGCCGCTGGAAGAAGCCCACTACCTGGCGGAGCGCATTGCCGAGGAACACATTCACGCGGTGGTCATCAACATGGAGCATGCCGCCTTTGACCAGGGGCTGGCGCAGGAACTGGCGAATCACCTCAAAGCCCCCTGCTACAACCTGACCGACCTGCGCGCCGAGAGCCTGTACTACACCGTGCGCCAGGAGATGCAGTCCACTGCTCTCAAAGGGCTGGAAGACAAACGCTAAAGCAGTACCCCCGAATACCTCTGCAATTGCCATGACATCCTGCGCACCCCTTGACTCGGGGTGCGCTTTTTTTTTGTGCGCCGCCACAGACTCGGCGCACGCTCTCATTCTCTTTGCGTTTCGCGCCCTGAGCCTGCCGAAGGGCGCGGTTGCGTGTCGTTGCGATTATGTGTCGTTGTATCCCCGAAGGGGAGAAGCAGTCTCTGAGGTGTGAACCTCTTTAGAAGATTGCTTCGACCCGCTTATGCGGGTCTCGCAATGACACAAAGGCATGTCATTGCATCCCCGATGGAGGAAACAACCCATCATTTTTGTATTTTAACAATCATTTTTTAATTATTTTTCCGTTGTCTCATCCATATTCCTGAGTAAAATTGCTCCTCAGAGAGAAAGATTTCTTTCTTACTTACGTTTACTTTCCCCTAAGGAGGTATTTGTGAAATCCATTCTTCGTTTCCTGTCGGTCTTTGCCCTCGGGTTGTCGTTCCTGCTGAGCGCCTGCGCGGGGATAGCTCCCACGCCCACCCCCACCCCGCTCCCCACGGAGACGGCTACGCCTCAGCCCACCCCCACCCCTGAACCCACCAGCACCCCCGCACCCACGCCCACGCCGACGGTGGACCCCTGCGCCACCCAGCCGGAACGCTGGACGTTCTCCCTGCCGGTGGACCCCATCAGCAAACAGCCCTATCCGAACTTCTGGATGAACCTCAGCCCGGCTTGCGCGCTGAAGAACCTCGAACCCTGGATTGCCTTCAGCATGATGATCCAGAACGGCTATTCCATCCAGGAAGCCGCCCAAACCCTCGGACTGGAGGATAACCCCTACCTCGCTCCGCTCAAAGAGGGCAAGCCGCAGAAGTATGTTATGAACTTCTACATCAAAAAACAGAAAGTGGACGACTTCAACCTGCCCGAACGTTATTACTGGTGGTTGCCCTATATGTATCACCCTGCGGATATGCGTAATTATCTTTTTGACCCCGACACCGACCGCTATGAAGCCCGCCTGGTGCTGTGGGGGTGCGCCAGAAACGTAACGGCGGAGGTAGCGGACGGCGTCTCGCCCGAACTGCCGAAGGTGACCTTCCAGGCCGTGTGCGCCGTGCGCAAGTATTACCCCGGCGTGCAGTCTTACTGGTGGGAGATGGATTTCCCCGAAGGTACGGCTGGAGGGCTTACCAGAAAGTTCATTCCCGGAAAGCGCGCCTTTGAGCCAAAGTATAAGCAGTACGGCGAAGGGGTACACGGTGCCAAGCCCGACCAGCCGGCGTATGCCGGAATGCTGTACTACGCCTACATCGGCAATGGGCAGTGGTACTACATCGGTGAGGACAACGCCTTTGACCTGGTGGGCTTTGACAGCGTAGAGGAGATGGAAGCCGCTTTGCAGAGAAACCTGGAACTGGTGCCGGGTTCTCAGGTGTGGGATCTGGAGTGGCTGAAGCAGACCTACGGGGTGGATGCCCGCCCGGTACCGCAGGAATACAAGACGGGGTTTGACCGTTATCAATCCGACTCGGCATTCAAGGCGCTGGTGGACAGGGCGCTGGAGAAGCAAAAAGAGAGTTTAGACCGGTATTCGCAAAAGTAGGATTTTTCAATCACAGGAGGGAAACGATGAAGGCTTGGCGTTACGGGTTGGTTGTTTTGGCTTTGTTGGGTTTTCTCTTTGGTTGGGTTTCATCCGTAGAGGCTCAGACGGGAAGTTGCCAGGAACCTCTTTGCTACATAAGTGAAGAAGAACCGTCACCGTGTAATAATAACTGTCCCGACCCAAAACCGGGGGACAACGGGGAGATAAAGTACCCGCCGACCACTCCTGAAGAGCCGCCGTATGCGGGTGGCAATTCCACCTGTTCGCTGATTCGTTCCGTGCCGGCGCTAGAACCAGCCCTCTGAACAGTAAATCTGTCAAATCCCTGTAAAGACCTTCCCATCCACCGTAACGCCTCAGCGCACCCCTCGGTTTGGGGTGCGCTTTTTTTTTGTGCGCCGCCACAGGCTCGGCGCACGCTCTCATTCTCTTTGTGTCCTTTGCGTCTTGGCGGTAAAACACGTCTTCCGGCGCGGTTTGCCAGCCGGCACAGGGCGCGGCGAAAGTGTTCCCCCGCGAAAGATTAAAAAATCCCCGACCCTCTTGACTCTGCCCTCTGTTTTTGCTACACTGTTCTATGCAATCGTTTGCGCAAAGGATTGCGCAATCCTTTTCCTCAAAGGTTCCTGCGATATGCCCACCATCCATCAGGTTGCCGAACGCGCCGGGGTTTCCTCAACCACCGTGTCCCACGTCATCAACAACACCCGCTACGTTTCTCCCGAAACGCGGGAGCGCGTTTTGCGCGCCATGGAGGAACTCAACTACCGCCCCAACGTCCTGGCGCGGTCTCTGCGGCGCGGTGAAACCCGCACCCTCGGCTTGATTCTCCCCGACAGCGCCAACCCCTTCTTCGCTGAAGTGGCGCGCGCGCTGGAGTTTGCCGCGTTCCGCGCCGGCTACAACGTCATTTTTGGCAACAGCGAAAATGACCTGGAAAAAGAACAGGTCTATGTGGATGTGCTGGTCACCAAGCAGGTGGACGGCTTGATTTTCATGGCAACCGGCGACCGCAGTCAATCGCTGGAGACGCTGGTGCGCGGCGGCTTGCCGGTGGTGGTGGTGGATCGGCAACTCTCTGCCCTGGAGGTGGATACCGTTCTCACCGATAACCTGCAGGGAGGCTTGCTGGCAACCCGTTACCTGATTGCGGGCGGACACCGCCGCATCGGGTGCATTACCGGTCCTTCGCACCTCACGCCCAGCGCCCAGCGGGTAATTGGCTATCGTCAGGCGTTGCAGGAAGCCGGGCTGGAGGTGGACGAAGCCCTGATGGTGCGCGGAGATTTTCATCCCCGCTCGGGCTACGAAGCCGCCAGGCGCTTGCTGGAACTCCGCCCCCTGCCGACGGCGCTGTTTGCCTGCAACGACATGATGGCGATTGGCGCTCTGCGCGCCCTGGCGGAAGCCGGTCTGCGGGTGCCGGAGGATTTCTCGATTGTTGGTTATGACGATATCGAACTGGCATCCTACGCCGCCCCGCCGCTGACCACTATCCGGCAGGACAAGGTTGCCATTGCCGAATCGGCTCTGCGTCTGGCGCTGGAGCGCATTGCTCAGCCCGAGTTACCCGCCCGCTGTGAGACCCTGCCGGTCGAACTGGTCGAACGTCAATCCACACGGAGGATGGCATGAGTGGAACGCTGGTGATTGTGGGAAGTTTGAACATGGATCTGGTGGTGCGCGCGCCGCGCCACCCTCAACCCGGTGAAACCCTCATCGGGAGCAGTTTTCAGACCTTTCCCGGCGGCAAGGGCGCCAATCAAGCCGTAGCCGCGGCGCGGCTGGGCGCAAAGGTGCGCATGATTGGACGGGTGGGGCAGGATGCCTTTGGCGATGCCCTGCTGGCAACCGTTCAGCGCGACGGTGTGGATACCACCTTCATCCGCCGCGACCCGCAAGCCCCTACCGGCGTGGCGCTCATCACCCTCGATGCTAAAGGGCAGAACACCATTGTGGTGGCTTCGGGCGCCAACGGCAACGTTTCCGCTGAGGATGTGCGCCAGTCGGCGCAGGCGTTTGAGGGGGCGGATGTCCTGCTGGTGCAGTTGGAGTGTCCGCTGGAGGCGGTGCAGACTGCCGTGCAACTGGCGCATCAGGCAGGCATAATTGTGGTGCTGAACCCCGCGCCTGCCCAACCCCTGCCCGCGGAACTGTTGCAAATGGTGGATTACCTCATCCCCAATCAGCATGAACTCACCCTGCTGGCGGGGGGAATCTCCGACCGCGAACAAGCCATCCGTCATTTGCAGGCGCAGGGGGTGCGCTATCTGGTGGTGACGCTGGGCGAAGAGGGCGCTCTGCTGGCGCTGGGCGAGGATCGCCTGATTCTGCCGGCTTATCCGGTGGAAGTGGTGGATACCGTTGCCGCAGGCGATGCCTTTGCCGGAGCCTTTGCTCTGGCATTGGCGGAAGGCAAGACGCCTCTGGATGCCGCCTGCTGGGGCAATGCCGCAGGTGCGATTGCCGTCACCCGTCCCGGCGCTCAGCCCTCTCTGCCCACCCGTCAGGAAGTGGAGCAATTTTTGAAGGAAAGGACATAGCCCATGAAGAAAACTGCCCTGCTGAACAGCGCGCTTTCGGAAGTCATTGCCACCCTTGGACACGGCGATATGCTGGTGATTGGCGATGCGGGTTTGCCCATTCCCGCCGAAACCTACCGCATTGATCTGGCGCTCACCCGCAACATGCCCCCGTTTCTCGATACCGTGCGCGCCGTGCTGAGCGAGATGCAAGTGGAAAAGGTCATCGTGGCAAAGGAAACCGGCGAGGTCAGCCCGCAGGTGCTGGCGGAGTTGAAGCGCCTGCTTCCCGATACGCCTTTCATCGAGGTGAGCCACGAGGAACTCAAGCGTCTTACCCGCGATGCCCGCGCGGTGGTGCGCACCGGCGAGTTTACCCCCTACGCCAACGTCATTCTGGTTTCGGGTGTGGTCTTCTAGGATGTGGAGAGCCAGCGCATGAGTCAGGTTGCTTCCCGCCCCGTTGCCTTTGACCGCCGCGCGTTTTTCCAGCGCTTTGGGCTGGTCTTTTCCTTCCTTTTGCTGATGATAGCGCTCTCCCTGCTCTCGGAGCGCTTCCTCACCCCCGCCAACCTGATGAACGTTCTGCGGCAGGCAACCATCAACGGCATTGTCAGCGTGGGGATGACCATCGTTATCCTCACCGGCGGGATTGACCTCTCGGTCGGTTCGGTGCTGGCGCTCTCCGTCACCGTGGGCGCTTCTCTCATGAAGCAGGGAACCCCGGTAGGGCTGGCGGTCGCCTCTGCACTGGGCATTGGCACACTGCTGGGAGTCATTAACGGCTTGATGATTACCCGCGCGAAGATTCCGCCTTTCATCGCCACGCTGGGCATGCTCACCGTGGCGCGCGGCTTGACCCTGCTGTACACCCAGGGACAGCCCATCACCGGTTTGCCGGCAACCTTCCGCTGGATCGGCACGGGCGTGGTGGCGGGTATTCCCATGCCGGTGATTCTCTCGCTGGCGGTGTTTGCCCTTGGCTGGGTGTTCCTCAGCCGTACCAAATACGGCGCGCAGATTTATCTGCTGGGCGATAATCCCACCGCCGCGCGCCTGGCGGGCGTTCCCGTGGATCGCATGACCGTGCTGGTGTACGCCATTTCGGGATTTTGCGCCGCGCTGGCAGGGCTGGTGCTGGTTGCCCGTCTGGATTCGGCACAACCCATCATCGGGCAGGGCTATGAGTTCAATGCCATTGCCGCGGTGGTGGTGGGCGGCACCAGTTTCTCCGGCGGCGAAGGCGGGCTGGCGGGCACCCTGCTGGGTGCTTTGCTCATCGAGACCCTCAATAACGGTCTCAATTTGTTGAATGTCTCCCCCTTGTGGGAGCAGGTCGTCAAGGGCGTGGTTATCGCTCTGGCGCTGTTGCTGTACAAAGTCTTCAGTCCACCCTCGAAATGAGCGGGCTGGAAAGGAGGTTGATGAAGGAAAAGAAGGGATGGAGTGAAATTCAATCAATCGTATCCGTGACTGTTCAAACCTATCCATTCAGTGGACTCACATTTTAGGAGGAGAAACATGAAACGTTCAATCGTCTATCTGCTTCTGGCTTTCGTGCTGGTGCTGGCGGCATGCACCCCGGCGGCGCAAA of Anaerolinea thermophila UNI-1 contains these proteins:
- the rbsK gene encoding ribokinase; its protein translation is MSGTLVIVGSLNMDLVVRAPRHPQPGETLIGSSFQTFPGGKGANQAVAAARLGAKVRMIGRVGQDAFGDALLATVQRDGVDTTFIRRDPQAPTGVALITLDAKGQNTIVVASGANGNVSAEDVRQSAQAFEGADVLLVQLECPLEAVQTAVQLAHQAGIIVVLNPAPAQPLPAELLQMVDYLIPNQHELTLLAGGISDREQAIRHLQAQGVRYLVVTLGEEGALLALGEDRLILPAYPVEVVDTVAAGDAFAGAFALALAEGKTPLDAACWGNAAGAIAVTRPGAQPSLPTRQEVEQFLKERT
- a CDS encoding vWA domain-containing protein, whose translation is MNTGETFEARRLDTPLDKMMRRHAGRRSRTYTDRKRGRYILARPAGRRRDDLAFDATLRTAAPFQRQREELKKRNRVAFAVRPSDYMRKVRVRRAANLVLFLVDASWSMAVAERMQATKGAILSLLNDAYQRRDRVGLITFQRDRATLILPPTNSVQLAEQALRDIPVGGKTPLSAGLDMAYGILKREKMLHPDVLPLLIVLTDGAGNVSMGHLPPLEEAHYLAERIAEEHIHAVVINMEHAAFDQGLAQELANHLKAPCYNLTDLRAESLYYTVRQEMQSTALKGLEDKR
- a CDS encoding LacI family DNA-binding transcriptional regulator; this encodes MPTIHQVAERAGVSSTTVSHVINNTRYVSPETRERVLRAMEELNYRPNVLARSLRRGETRTLGLILPDSANPFFAEVARALEFAAFRAGYNVIFGNSENDLEKEQVYVDVLVTKQVDGLIFMATGDRSQSLETLVRGGLPVVVVDRQLSALEVDTVLTDNLQGGLLATRYLIAGGHRRIGCITGPSHLTPSAQRVIGYRQALQEAGLEVDEALMVRGDFHPRSGYEAARRLLELRPLPTALFACNDMMAIGALRALAEAGLRVPEDFSIVGYDDIELASYAAPPLTTIRQDKVAIAESALRLALERIAQPELPARCETLPVELVERQSTRRMA
- a CDS encoding glycoside hydrolase family 1 protein — its product is MPKADYVFPNGFLWGTATSSHQVEGNNTNNDWWAWEQQEGRILHGHRSGLACDWWDGRWREDFDRAAETGQNAHRFSIEWSRVQPAPDRWDEDAIDHYRDMLRGLRDRALLPLVTFHHFSLPLWLAERGGWENEETPALFARYVRKCMEAFREYTNFWITINEPNVYAYEGYIAGLFPPGKKDLTAAMRVMANLVRGHALAYREIHAVQREARVGLALAIRPLLPAGPLKFLDGIPAKIAGQFFNEAFPGALKDGKLRLITRTVPIPEAQGTQDFVGVNYYTVDMVRFDLLRPQEMFGHRFYPADAPLSDTGFIAHFPEGMFLTLKWAKSFNLPIIVTENGVEDADDHLRPRYLAEHIHQVWRAANFNWQIKGYFHWTLVDNFEWERGWTQRFGLWGLDVDTQRRIRRPSVDLYASICQKNALTYDAVAQYAPEALPRLFPE
- a CDS encoding ABC transporter permease; translated protein: MSQVASRPVAFDRRAFFQRFGLVFSFLLLMIALSLLSERFLTPANLMNVLRQATINGIVSVGMTIVILTGGIDLSVGSVLALSVTVGASLMKQGTPVGLAVASALGIGTLLGVINGLMITRAKIPPFIATLGMLTVARGLTLLYTQGQPITGLPATFRWIGTGVVAGIPMPVILSLAVFALGWVFLSRTKYGAQIYLLGDNPTAARLAGVPVDRMTVLVYAISGFCAALAGLVLVARLDSAQPIIGQGYEFNAIAAVVVGGTSFSGGEGGLAGTLLGALLIETLNNGLNLLNVSPLWEQVVKGVVIALALLLYKVFSPPSK
- the rbsD gene encoding D-ribose pyranase; its protein translation is MKKTALLNSALSEVIATLGHGDMLVIGDAGLPIPAETYRIDLALTRNMPPFLDTVRAVLSEMQVEKVIVAKETGEVSPQVLAELKRLLPDTPFIEVSHEELKRLTRDARAVVRTGEFTPYANVILVSGVVF
- a CDS encoding ATP-binding protein; the encoded protein is MPPIYPFTAIVGQERMKRALVLNAVDPRIGGVLIRGERGTAKSTAARALAALLPKVKVVSDCRFGCDPDAPATWCTECRERAERGESLPVSLRQIPFINLPVSATEDRVVGTLDIEAAIQRGERHFEPGVLAAANRGLLYIDEVNLLDDHVVDVLLDAAAMGMNIVEREGISFTHPARFILVGTMNPEEGDLRPQLLDRFALSVEIYGIRDARERVMIMERNLAFEKDPLAFVAHWQPKEQELSQQIEQARKLLDQVTYTSRDLLSIASLTASLQVDGHRPDLVILKTARAHAAFEGRTSITARDIALAAELALPHRLKRTPFQQASATMEELAERIEQLQGGATSGEPREHPGGMEEESGQKKT